A single Rhodothermales bacterium DNA region contains:
- the rfbB gene encoding dTDP-glucose 4,6-dehydratase, translated as MNRPEVHRPNTVLVTGGAGFIGSNYLRQACARHPDVRWVNLDAVTYAGRPENLADLGDNYRFVHGDIADLELVRALFREHEFDTVLHFAAESHVDRSILDPLAFVRTNVTGTATLLDTARRAWEGRSDVRFHHISTDEVFGSLGPEGLFTEDTNYAPRSPYSASKAGADHLVRAWFETYDLPIVISNASNNYGPFQYPEKLIPVVIQNAVDLKPVPIYGKGDNVRDWLHVLDHCDAIDRILRCAAPGSTYLVGGDEERSNLELVTLLLDLVDAELDRPEGTGRELITFVTDRPGHDFRYALDGSRLARDLGWRPSRDLKTGLRETVRWYLENQDWMDSVRNRDYDAYYREQYGERLKTSSNA; from the coding sequence TTGAACCGACCGGAAGTCCATCGCCCGAACACCGTGCTCGTCACCGGCGGCGCGGGATTCATTGGCAGCAACTATCTGAGGCAGGCCTGTGCCAGGCACCCCGATGTGCGCTGGGTCAACCTGGATGCCGTCACCTATGCCGGACGGCCCGAGAACCTCGCAGACCTGGGTGACAACTACCGCTTTGTGCACGGCGATATCGCCGATCTGGAACTCGTTCGGGCCCTGTTCCGGGAGCACGAGTTTGATACCGTGCTCCACTTCGCCGCCGAAAGCCATGTGGACCGCTCGATTCTGGACCCGCTGGCATTTGTGCGCACCAACGTCACGGGCACAGCCACGCTGCTCGACACGGCCCGCCGGGCGTGGGAAGGGCGCTCAGACGTGCGCTTCCACCACATTTCGACCGATGAGGTCTTCGGCTCGTTGGGCCCCGAGGGGCTTTTCACCGAGGACACCAACTACGCGCCTCGCTCCCCCTACTCAGCGTCCAAGGCGGGCGCGGATCACCTTGTGCGCGCGTGGTTTGAGACCTACGACCTGCCCATCGTCATTTCGAACGCGTCAAACAACTACGGGCCGTTCCAGTATCCGGAGAAGCTGATCCCGGTGGTGATTCAGAACGCTGTGGATCTGAAGCCCGTGCCGATCTATGGCAAGGGCGACAACGTGCGCGACTGGCTGCACGTGCTGGACCACTGTGACGCCATCGACCGGATCCTGCGCTGTGCAGCGCCCGGGAGCACCTACCTGGTCGGGGGCGATGAGGAGCGCAGCAACCTGGAGCTCGTGACGCTCCTCCTGGACCTGGTGGATGCTGAACTCGACCGCCCCGAGGGCACGGGACGCGAACTGATCACCTTCGTCACCGACCGTCCGGGCCACGATTTCCGGTATGCGCTGGACGGATCACGCCTGGCGCGGGACCTCGGCTGGAGGCCGTCAAGAGATCTCAAGACCGGGCTGCGCGAGACCGTGCGCTGGTATCTCGAGAACCAGGACTGGATGGACAGCGTGCGCAACCGCGACTACGACGCCTATTACCGCGAGCAGTACGGCGAGCGGCTCAAGACTTCCTCGAACGCATGA
- a CDS encoding HAD hydrolase-like protein: MVLLFDIDGTLLMAPKLGRVHFESAMQAQCGAELSTEGVRFAGRTDRSLARELLGMAGIAEPDHVMDRVLEDYAARFEAAIRPQDVEVLPGVRALLDRLGGHDHLSLGLLTGNVERTGWAKLRAADLHGRFGFGAFGSDHEDRNELPRFARDRAARSLGRDVTFGELVVIGDTAHDVACGKAVGAVTVGVCTGYVSRQSLVEAGPDLLLEDFTRPDTLLDLVGA; this comes from the coding sequence ATGGTCCTGCTGTTCGACATCGACGGCACGCTGCTCATGGCGCCCAAGCTGGGTCGCGTGCACTTCGAGAGCGCGATGCAGGCACAATGCGGCGCGGAACTCTCTACCGAAGGAGTGCGGTTTGCCGGGCGCACCGATCGCTCGCTGGCGCGCGAACTACTTGGGATGGCGGGTATCGCGGAGCCTGACCATGTCATGGATCGTGTGCTGGAGGACTATGCGGCCCGGTTTGAGGCTGCCATCCGACCGCAGGATGTCGAGGTGTTGCCTGGGGTACGCGCCCTGCTGGATCGTCTGGGCGGCCATGACCACCTGAGTCTCGGCCTTCTGACCGGCAACGTGGAGCGTACTGGCTGGGCCAAGCTGCGTGCGGCGGATCTGCACGGCCGTTTCGGCTTCGGCGCATTCGGCAGCGACCACGAGGACCGTAACGAGCTTCCCCGCTTTGCCCGGGATCGAGCTGCGCGAAGCCTCGGACGGGACGTGACGTTCGGGGAACTCGTCGTCATTGGCGACACGGCACACGACGTCGCCTGCGGAAAAGCCGTTGGAGCCGTGACGGTAGGCGTGTGTACCGGCTACGTATCGCGGCAGTCCCTGGTCGAAGCAGGCCCCGACCTGCTCCTGGAAGACTTCACCCGTCCGGACACCCTGCTGGACTTGGTGGGGGCCTGA
- the polA gene encoding DNA polymerase I produces MATRTLYLLDALALAYRAHFAFINRPLINSKGRNTSATYGFVNTMLKLIEDHGLDHVAVVFDLVGEGGTFRDEIYADYKAHRDPIPDEIVGNLASIKEVMRAMDIPVVEEEGVEADDVIGTLARKAEADGEKVVIVSADKDFQQLLSDRISMFRPAYRGDAFDPITETSFREKFELEPIQFIDVLALMGDASDNVPGVPGIGEKTAVKLVKEYGTVESLLEHADDVSGKRAREGLQQHRDDALLSKKLVTILTDVPVTVDWKDFKRADADLQRIKQLFADLEFTTLTDRTLRMLGRGSHVVAPAGPGMQSDLFSAESGGGEESFDADAVSYRLVRNLNQLDELVSELQGVARLAVDTETTSRDPMLASLVGISLSWGEGQAAYVPTPLPDDTATSVVLDRMRPLLESDTPMVGHNLKYDEIVFARHGVTLGGDLFDTMVAHYLVAPEESHGLDALALRYFSYRMMPISTLIGSGKTQISMRDVPSEKVAPYACEDADFALRLADHLDGLLGEDGLNDIAQKIEFPLMRVLARMERTGIRLDTSVLDQISEGLGEDIAALETAIYEAAGQSFNIGSTQQLGEILFEKLNLPVVGKTSTGKPSTRENVLQTLALEHELPALILDWRELSKLKSTYVDTLGALVHPETGRIHTSFNQTVAATGRLSSADPNLQNIPVRTARGREIRKAFVPEEGWTLLSADYAQIELRILASLSGDEALQQAFRDGEDIHTATAARVFGCDPGDIDPDQRRKAKEVNYGIPYGVSAFGLAQRLRCSRTEAQELIDGYFKSFPGVSRFLTEQVERARETGYSETMLGRRRYVPNVHARNRVVRSAAERVAVNMPIQGSQADMIKIAMIAVDRRLREEGLKTRMLLQVHDELVLEVPPAEVGTVKALVRNEMEQALPLKVPVEVGMDTGDNWLDAH; encoded by the coding sequence TTGGCTACCCGCACGCTTTATCTGCTCGATGCGCTGGCGCTGGCGTACCGCGCGCATTTTGCCTTCATCAATCGGCCGTTGATCAACTCGAAGGGGCGCAATACGTCCGCCACGTACGGGTTCGTCAACACCATGCTGAAGCTCATCGAAGATCATGGGCTGGATCATGTAGCCGTGGTGTTTGACCTGGTGGGTGAGGGTGGCACGTTCCGCGACGAGATCTATGCGGATTACAAGGCGCACCGAGACCCGATCCCGGACGAGATTGTGGGCAATCTGGCTTCCATCAAGGAGGTCATGCGGGCGATGGACATTCCGGTGGTCGAGGAGGAGGGCGTCGAGGCGGACGATGTCATAGGCACGCTGGCGCGCAAGGCCGAGGCCGATGGGGAGAAAGTGGTCATCGTATCGGCCGACAAGGACTTCCAGCAGCTGCTGTCGGACCGCATTTCGATGTTCAGGCCCGCCTATCGGGGGGACGCGTTCGATCCCATCACGGAGACGAGCTTTCGGGAGAAGTTTGAGCTGGAGCCGATTCAGTTCATCGATGTGCTGGCGCTCATGGGAGACGCCAGCGACAATGTGCCCGGGGTGCCCGGAATCGGAGAGAAGACCGCCGTCAAGCTGGTCAAGGAGTACGGCACGGTAGAGTCGCTGCTCGAGCACGCGGACGACGTGTCGGGAAAGCGTGCCCGGGAGGGCCTGCAGCAGCATCGCGATGATGCTCTGCTGTCGAAGAAGCTGGTCACGATCCTCACCGATGTGCCGGTCACGGTCGACTGGAAAGATTTCAAGCGCGCGGATGCGGACCTGCAGCGCATCAAGCAGCTGTTCGCCGACCTTGAGTTCACCACGCTGACGGACCGCACGCTGCGCATGCTCGGACGCGGAAGTCATGTAGTGGCGCCGGCGGGACCAGGCATGCAGAGTGACCTGTTCTCGGCGGAGTCGGGGGGAGGCGAGGAGAGCTTTGACGCGGACGCGGTGTCCTACCGTCTCGTCAGGAATCTGAATCAGCTGGACGAGCTGGTTTCGGAGTTGCAGGGCGTGGCGCGATTGGCTGTGGATACGGAGACCACATCGCGCGATCCCATGCTTGCTTCGCTTGTGGGCATCTCCCTGTCCTGGGGAGAGGGGCAGGCCGCCTATGTGCCGACCCCGCTGCCGGACGACACCGCCACTTCTGTGGTGTTGGATCGCATGCGGCCGCTGCTGGAGAGCGATACGCCCATGGTGGGCCACAACCTGAAGTATGACGAGATCGTGTTTGCCAGGCATGGAGTCACGCTTGGTGGCGACCTCTTCGATACGATGGTGGCACATTACCTCGTGGCCCCCGAGGAATCGCATGGGCTGGATGCACTTGCCCTTCGATACTTCTCGTATCGCATGATGCCTATTTCCACCCTGATCGGGTCGGGAAAGACGCAGATCAGCATGCGGGATGTGCCCTCGGAGAAGGTGGCGCCCTATGCCTGCGAGGATGCGGACTTCGCGCTGCGGCTGGCCGATCATCTGGACGGGCTGCTTGGCGAGGACGGCCTCAACGACATCGCCCAGAAGATCGAATTTCCCCTCATGCGGGTGCTGGCTCGCATGGAGCGCACGGGCATTCGGCTGGATACCTCGGTCCTGGATCAGATCTCGGAGGGCCTGGGCGAGGACATCGCTGCGCTGGAGACCGCCATCTATGAGGCGGCGGGCCAGTCTTTCAACATCGGCTCCACGCAGCAGCTTGGCGAGATACTATTCGAGAAGCTGAATCTGCCGGTAGTCGGAAAGACCTCGACCGGCAAGCCGTCCACCCGGGAAAACGTGTTGCAGACCCTGGCGCTCGAGCATGAGTTGCCGGCTCTGATCCTGGACTGGCGCGAGCTGTCCAAGCTGAAGTCGACCTACGTTGACACCCTGGGTGCGCTGGTGCACCCCGAGACCGGACGCATACATACCAGTTTCAATCAGACGGTGGCGGCCACCGGGCGGCTTTCGAGCGCGGACCCCAACCTGCAAAACATTCCGGTGCGTACCGCGCGCGGGCGCGAGATCCGGAAGGCGTTTGTGCCCGAGGAGGGATGGACACTGCTGAGTGCCGACTACGCACAGATCGAGCTCCGCATTCTTGCGTCGCTGTCGGGCGATGAGGCCCTGCAGCAGGCATTCCGGGACGGGGAGGACATTCACACTGCCACGGCGGCGCGGGTATTCGGGTGCGATCCCGGAGACATTGACCCCGACCAGCGGCGCAAGGCGAAGGAGGTCAACTACGGCATCCCGTACGGGGTGTCGGCCTTCGGGCTGGCCCAGCGATTGCGTTGTTCACGCACGGAGGCGCAGGAACTGATCGACGGCTACTTCAAGAGCTTTCCGGGCGTGAGCCGGTTCCTGACCGAGCAGGTGGAGCGCGCCCGCGAGACCGGGTATTCGGAGACCATGCTGGGACGGCGCCGCTACGTGCCCAACGTGCACGCCCGCAACCGCGTGGTGCGATCGGCCGCAGAACGTGTCGCAGTGAATATG
- a CDS encoding dTDP-4-dehydrorhamnose 3,5-epimerase family protein, with protein sequence MTWTDGIIADCPVAPLRPFSDDRGWLSEIFRTDEAVDGHVPVMAYISETLPGVARGPHAHEHQADLFAFFDGRFRVYLWDSREGSDSYGVRQVFEAGREFMCTVRIPPGVVHAYRCLSDQPALILNCPDRLYAGDGKNHPVDEIRYEDMADSPYTMD encoded by the coding sequence ATGACCTGGACCGACGGCATCATTGCGGACTGTCCGGTCGCACCACTGCGCCCGTTTTCCGACGATCGCGGGTGGCTGAGTGAAATTTTCCGCACGGATGAGGCCGTGGACGGGCACGTTCCGGTCATGGCGTACATCTCGGAGACCCTGCCTGGAGTAGCGCGTGGACCACATGCCCACGAGCACCAGGCGGACCTCTTTGCCTTCTTTGACGGTCGCTTTCGTGTCTACCTCTGGGACAGCCGGGAGGGCTCCGACTCGTACGGTGTGCGCCAGGTGTTTGAGGCCGGGCGGGAGTTCATGTGTACGGTCCGCATCCCTCCGGGTGTGGTGCACGCGTACCGGTGCCTGTCGGACCAGCCTGCCTTGATCCTGAATTGCCCGGATCGACTGTATGCCGGGGATGGCAAGAATCACCCGGTGGACGAGATCCGGTACGAAGACATGGCCGATTCGCCCTACACCATGGATTGA
- a CDS encoding NTP transferase domain-containing protein — translation MKGVVLAGGTGSRLFPLTKVTNKHLLPVGLYPMIYHPLMRLRRAGVTQIAVVTSPEHMGDVVNLLGSGRELGLDLTFRVQDEPGGIAQAMALCENFVGGGPLVVFLGDNVLEDDITDDVAAFEAQGGGARVLLKEVHDPERYGVPRIESGRIVEVIEKPSDPPSHYSVTGIYMYDSEVFDVIRGLHPSRRGEYEVSDVTNHYASAGTLTHGVLRGWWGDAGTLEGWHEANRLADGLTYPELDA, via the coding sequence ATGAAAGGTGTGGTTCTGGCTGGCGGCACGGGAAGCCGCCTGTTTCCGCTCACCAAGGTGACCAACAAGCACCTTCTGCCGGTGGGCCTGTACCCCATGATCTACCACCCGCTGATGCGACTTCGGCGGGCGGGGGTCACGCAGATTGCCGTGGTGACCAGCCCGGAGCACATGGGCGATGTGGTGAACCTGCTCGGGTCCGGCAGGGAGCTCGGCCTGGACCTCACGTTTCGGGTTCAGGACGAGCCAGGCGGCATTGCCCAGGCCATGGCGCTGTGCGAGAATTTTGTCGGAGGAGGGCCGCTGGTGGTCTTCCTCGGCGACAACGTGCTCGAAGACGACATCACGGACGATGTGGCTGCCTTCGAGGCCCAGGGCGGCGGCGCGCGCGTGCTCCTGAAGGAGGTGCATGACCCCGAGCGGTATGGCGTGCCGCGCATTGAGAGCGGACGCATTGTCGAGGTGATCGAAAAACCGAGCGATCCACCTTCCCACTACTCCGTCACCGGCATTTACATGTACGATTCGGAGGTCTTCGACGTCATTCGGGGACTGCATCCCAGCCGCCGCGGCGAATATGAGGTGTCGGATGTGACGAACCACTACGCCTCCGCGGGCACCCTGACCCACGGCGTGCTACGGGGCTGGTGGGGGGATGCGGGTACCCTCGAGGGATGGCATGAGGCCAACCGTCTGGCGGACGGTCTGACCTACCCCGAGCTCGACGCATGA